A single Providencia manganoxydans DNA region contains:
- a CDS encoding DinI-like family protein, protein MKITIKISDDTVSQKSYDAFTAELRARVLEVYPGSDLYIIHDSGATTFETSGFHDDKEAHVVLHELVEDVLKHGHWSK, encoded by the coding sequence ATGAAAATCACCATTAAAATCTCTGATGATACTGTATCCCAAAAATCCTATGATGCATTCACTGCTGAGCTAAGAGCAAGAGTCCTAGAAGTATACCCTGGTAGCGATTTATATATTATTCATGATTCAGGTGCCACCACATTTGAAACCAGTGGATTTCATGACGACAAAGAAGCACATGTCGTGTTGCATGAGCTGGTTGAAGATGTTTTAAAACATGGTCACTGGTCAAAATAA